The proteins below come from a single Amphiura filiformis chromosome 15, Afil_fr2py, whole genome shotgun sequence genomic window:
- the LOC140172102 gene encoding vesicle-associated membrane protein 7-like, which yields MAIQYGCVAVGRSIIADHSRDAKENFRAVVLSMLPNIATQQVRKVFLHKRYKFAVLPDNGILYICIMSPDFSEGQSFAFLKEVVQKFQNNNLIKDFSNDEDSHGGEVSERDVERPVGDNSGDDFGATEDLGVTKIHKFPGSLEKKMKNFSEASKKIPISRKKKKTQNDRSYASLPFVTPSSKSKYVALVEDEIERDNSTLDECAQAYAPNDRTINSLQKQVEEIQGIVREAIEKVLSKGENLDELLVRADNLEAAAYQFQKTTYRLTRKFRCKHRRLVCTVVGTGIVVTVVAVVFVVLWYFNIL from the exons ATGGCGATTCAATACGGATGCGTGGCTGTTGGACGAAGTATTATTGCTGACCATTCACGAGATGCCAAAGAGAACTTCCGTGCAGTGGTATTGTCGATGCTACCAAACATAGCGACACAGCAAGTCAGAAAAGTCTTTTTGCATAAAAG ATACAAATTTGCAGTACTACCTGACAATGGGATTCTCTATATTTGCATCATGTCACCAGACTTCTCTGAAGGACAATCATTTGCATTCTTGAAAGAAGTtgtacaaaaatttcaaaataacaatCTGATCAAAGATTTTAGTAATGATGAAGACAGTCATGGTGGGGAAGTCAGCGAACGGGATGTTGAAAGGCCAGTTGGTGATAATAGTGGTGACGATTTTGGAGCAACAGAAGATTTAGGTGTTACAAAGATCCACAAATTTCCTGGGAGTTTGGagaagaaaatg AAAAATTTCTCAGAAGCAAGTAAGAAGATCCCTATTtctagaaagaaaaagaagacacAAAACGACAGGTCCTATGCATCGCTTCCCTTTGTTACGCCATCTTCTAAGAGCAAATACGTCGCATTAGTGGAAGACGAAATTGAAAGA GATAATTCCACGTTAGACGAATGCGCCCAGGCATATGCTCCAAATGATCGTACCATTAATAGTCTACAAAAGCAAGTAGAGGAGATTCAGGGGATTGTAAGAGAGGCTATCGAAAAGGTTCTATCAAAAGGCGAAAATCTGGACGAGTTACTTGTCAGAGCGGACAACCTAGAAGCAGCG GCATATCAATTCCAGAAAACAACCTACAGGTTGACGAGAAAGTTCCGATGTAAACACAGACGATTGGTTTGTACCGTGGTTGGCACTGGAATAGTAGTGACAGTTGTGGCAGTTGTGTTTGTGGTGCTCTGgtattttaatatattataa
- the LOC140172057 gene encoding uncharacterized protein encodes MAIKYGCVAVGRSIIADRSRKTKQNFRAVVLSMLPNLATQQVMKVFDHERYKFAVLPDNGILCICAMSPDFSEEQSFEFLKEVVKIFPKHNFDDSVGDLGVTVVDDLYVKKIKQFAESLKKEMVN; translated from the exons ATGGCGATTAAATACGGATGTGTGGCCGTTGGACGAAGTATTATTGCTGACCGTTCAAGGAAAACAAAACAGAACTTTCGTGCAGTGGTATTATCGATGCTGCCAAATTTAGCAACACAGCAAGTAATGAAGGTTTTTGACCATGAAAG ATACAAATTTGCTGTGTTACCTGACAATGGGATTCTCTGTATTTGTGCTATGTCACCAGACTTCTCTGAAGAACAATCATTTGAATTCTTGAAAGAAGttgtaaaaatatttccaaaacacAACTTCGATGATTCTGTTGGCGATCTTGGAGTAACAGTGGTAGATGACTTATATGTTAAGAAGATCAAACAGTTTGCTGAGAGTTTGAAGAAGGAAATGGtaaactaa